The following coding sequences are from one Microtus pennsylvanicus isolate mMicPen1 chromosome 1, mMicPen1.hap1, whole genome shotgun sequence window:
- the LOC142859223 gene encoding vomeronasal type-2 receptor 116-like: MGTNIMSSSEHPNRISYFTRHTSQVSKRTKIFALIFLFFFLNIPLLVSRFTQPRCFWRIYENKDTDEDLLTGCIFFLITKQRPVEKDYFNHILNIQKTTKNFQFLLALAFSMDEVNRNPDLLPNSSFVFECLEDGCDSGTNMYSHSQFSEEVRDFPPNYMCHEQTKCLPVLTGPNLDTSVTIGNIINLFKPQLFLQVTYGPFHPILSNREQFPFLYQMAAKDTSLALAMISLMLYFNWNWIGLAISDNDQGTQFLTQLRGEMEKNTVCFAFVSVIPVKMHLFLTRVEVYYNQIVTSSTNVVIIYGDPESSLAVGFRRWQSLGLQRIWVTTSQWDGTAPKNDFPLDSFNGKITFAHHHAEISHFKTFVQTLNPLKYTDEFLARLEWMNLNCKVSASMCKTLKNCLSNASLQWLRAQTFDMAFSDESYDIYNAVYAVAHAFHEMLLQHVHNQPMDNGKGHYAHCLKLHSFLRKTRFTNPVGDRVIMNQKGNHQEEYGIFHIWNFTYGLGLKVKIGEFNSYFPYGQQLHIYEDMIEHATGSRQMPPSVCSADCGPGFRKFRQEGMAACCFDCSPCPQNEVSNETNVDNCVRCSEDQYANREQNQCIQKAVVFLNYKDTLGMVLTLMALFFSAFTTVVLGIFVKHRDTPIVKANNQNLSYILLISLIFCFLCPLLFIGHPNSATCVLQQITFGVVFTLAVSTVLAKTVTVMLAFKVTTPGTRMRYFLVSGVPNYIIAICTLIQIILCTIWLRFSPPFIVKDVHSEHGQIIIVCNKGSVTAFYCVLGYHGSLAIMSFIVAFLARNLPDTFNEAKLLTFSMLLFCSVWITFLPVYHSTKGKIMVAVEVLSILASSAGLLGCIFIPKCYIILLRPERNSLQKLREKHLPEHTFHKL; the protein is encoded by the exons ATGGGAACCAATATAATGTCCTCATCTGAACATCCTAACAGAATATCTTACTTCACAAGACACACTTCCCAGGTTTCAAAAAGGACAAAGatatttgctttgatttttctcttctttttcctgaacATTCCACTTCTAGTATCCAGGTTCACCCAACCCAGGTGCTTTTGGAGAATATATGAGAATAAAGACACAGATGAAGATTTGTTGACAGGTTGTATCTTCTTCCTTATAACAAAGCAGCGGCCTGTGGAGAAAGATTATTTCAACCACATTCTGAATATACA aaaaacaactaaaaactTCCAGTTTTTACTGGCCTTAGCTTTTTCCATGGATGAAGTCAACAGAAACCCTGATCTTCTACCAAATTCATCATTCGTATTTGAATGTTTAGAGGATGGTTGTGACAGTGGGACAAATATGTATAGTCACTCTCAGTTTTCTGAAGAAGTTCGTGACTTTCCCCCTAATTATATGTGTCATGAACAGACTAAGTGTCTGCCGGTGCTTACAGGACCAAATTTGGATACATCTGTGACCATTGGGAACATCATCAACCTCTTCAAACCTCAACTG TTCCTTCAGGTTACCTATGGACCTTTCCATCCTATTCTGAGCAACCGTGAACAATTTCCCTTTCTGTATCAGATGGCTGCCAAGGACACATCTTTAGCCCTGGCCATGATCTCTTTGATGCTTTACTTCAACTGGAACTGGATTGGACTGGCCATCTCAGACAATGATCAGGGTACTCAATTTCTCACACAATTaagaggagagatggaaaaaaatacagtctgctttgcttttgtgaGTGTGATCCCAGTCAAGATGCATTTATTCTTGACAAGAGTTGAAGTTTATTATAACCAAATAGTGACATCATCCACTAATGTGGTTATCATTTATGGTGACCCAGAGAGTTCTCTAGCTGTGGGCTTTAGAAGGTGGCAATCTCTAGGTTTACAGAGAATATGGGTCACCACCTCACAGTGGGATGGCACTGCACCTAAGAATGACTTCCCACTTGATTCATTCAATGGAAAAATAACTTTTGCACACCATCATGCTgagatttctcattttaaaacatttgtccaGACATTGAACCCTCTCAAATACACAGACGAATTCCTGGCCAGGCTGGAGTGGATGAACTTGAACTGCAAAGTCTCAGCTTCTATGTGTAAGACCCTGAAGAACTGCTTATCCAATGCCTCATTGCAATGGCTAAGGGCACAGACTTTTGACATGGCCTTTAGTGATGAGAGTTATGACATATATAATGCGGTGTATGCTGTGGCCCATGCTTTCCATGAAATGCTTCTTCAGCATGTACATAATCAACCCATGGATAATGGAAAAGGACATTATGCTCACTGCTTGAAG tTGCACTCCTTTCTGAGGAAAACACGCTTCACTAATCCAGTTGGAGACAGAGTGATTATGAACCAGAAAGGAAATCATCAGGAAGAGTATGGCATTTTTCATATTTGGAATTTCACATATGGTCTTGGACTTAAGGTGAAAATAGGAGAGTTTAACTCATATTTTCCATATGGTCAACAGCTGCATATATATGAAGACATGATAGAgcatgcaacaggaagtagacag ATGCCGCCGTCTGTGTGCAGTGCTGATTGTGGTCCTGGATTCAGAAAGTTCAGGCAAGAGGGAATGGCAGCCTGCTGTTTTGATTGCAGCCCCTGCCCACAAAATGAAGTTTCTAATGAGACCA ATGTGGATAATTGTGTGAGGTGTTCAGAGGACCAGTATGCCAACAGAGAACAGAACCAATGTATTCAAAAGGCTGTGGTCTTTCTGAACTACAAAGACACCTTAGGGATGGTTCTCACCTTAATGGCCTTGTTCTTCTCTGCATTCACAACTGTGGTTCTTGGGATATTCGTGAAGCATCGTGACACTCCCATTGTCAAGGCCAACAACCAGAATCTCAGCTACATCTTGCTAATTTCCctcatcttctgtttcctgtgtcccTTGCTTTTCATTGGGCATCCCAACTCAGCTACCTGTGTTCTGCAACAAATCACATTTGGAGTTGTATTTACTCTGGCTGTTTCAACTGTGTTGGCCAAAACAGTGACTGTGATGCTTGCTTTCAAAGTCACAACCCCTGGAACAAGGATGAGGTATTTTCTGGTTTCTGGTGTTCCCAACTACATCATTGCCATCTGTACGCTCATCCAAATTATTCTCTGTACAATATGGTTGCgattttctcctccttttattgTCAAAGATGTGCACTCTGAGCATGGCCAAATCATCATTGTGTGCAACAAGGGCTCAGTTACTGCATTCTACTGTGTCCTGGGATACCATGGCTCCCTTGCAATCATGAGCTTCATTGTTGCTTTCTTAGCCAGGAATCTCCCTGACACATTCAATGAAGCCAAGTTGTTGACCTTCAGTATGCTATTGTTTTGCAGTGTCTGGATAACCTTCCTCCCTGTCTACCACAGCACCAAGGGCAAGATaatggtggctgtggaggtcttGTCTATCTTGGCTTCCAGTGCAGGGCTACTGGGATGCATTTTCATCCCCAAGTGCTACATAATTTTGttaagaccagagagaaattctCTTCAAAAGTTAAGGGAGAAACATCTTCCTGAACACACATTTCATAAATTGTAA